In Vicinamibacterales bacterium, the following proteins share a genomic window:
- a CDS encoding prepilin-type N-terminal cleavage/methylation domain-containing protein has translation MDARTGGRRWIPLVVALSLLPVLGLFTTHRIFFVRDLSFFFWSRHLWLRHTLASGEAPWWDPYVAAGQSAIADALNQLLMPITLAIRLLPSDVISFNLWVALPLPVAAVGTFLFLRCRDLPPAAAALGAAVFALSGPSVSMLNAPNLSWSVALLPWVLWSLTRGVGATAIAYALQALCGEPVTWVTTGLVGGLWIFRLKAEAAHGSFRALAGLVAGALLASAQLVPTVLAGLRAQRGALATPDFWSVHPIALWDAVAPNVFGNYYDAFLADLPWMAALNFGRDPFFYSLYVGPIVLLLAVIGTASRLRRNAFWAAVALVGIVAALGGYTPLYPLARKLIPQLMYFRFPVKYLVFAVFAVAVLVAEGWTALASRRHDSGAVRTVPRAAALLGAVGLAAAALSFFTPDLVWQAAHWLASAAHLKDPPAGAAFLARTAPPLAVRAFALLLAGAVLAIAAERRPQAFAVLFVAVCADLAVTNGDINLTMDAKRLAPPDWYLAAAGPQRVYIGGRMRGFMNAADPDGVKEWQIPAEATAVEGRMLLNAQLPMAPSGWRVREALSYDLPYLWPAEYEATLRRFEEAERDARAAFLRRSGVRKCVLPEDEPRQYSPVAAVPDWNMIVFQCDPGARRAFLPPTVEVANDPDDLAWQREALFDPALWDDVARVDRMPAVAGRPGPPEPPSVRIVHDGASTVVLEATLNRQGLVVLRDTYDPSWRAEVDGQPAEIARVNGRYRGVSLPPGRHVIRLVYRPRDFTTGLILSMIAATGLGLGLGFFGFLGFFGFSRFLGSNPKNLNPENLNPENLRNLKNPKNPNNPNNPNNPNTPSPPVDRGFTLMELMIVLAVIGILLTIAFVQYRGMQARGNDASAVASLRAIAAAQWQFALTCGNMKYATVLPDLAKPVPATGEGFLSPDLTTADTFEKSGYMFTMTGKPLDDAPAACNGAPVAAGYAATADPVRPGVTGNYFYGVNADRILFVDEQETYTGNLGESGAAGHGGEVR, from the coding sequence ATGGATGCGCGAACCGGCGGCCGCCGCTGGATTCCGCTCGTCGTCGCGCTGTCGCTGCTGCCCGTGCTCGGGCTCTTCACGACCCACCGCATCTTCTTCGTCCGCGACCTGTCGTTCTTCTTCTGGTCGCGGCACCTGTGGCTGCGCCACACGCTCGCCTCGGGGGAGGCGCCCTGGTGGGATCCGTACGTCGCGGCGGGGCAGTCCGCCATCGCGGACGCGCTGAATCAGCTGCTGATGCCGATCACGCTGGCGATCCGGCTGCTTCCTTCCGACGTGATCTCGTTCAACCTGTGGGTGGCGCTGCCGCTGCCGGTCGCGGCGGTGGGCACGTTCCTGTTCCTGCGCTGCCGCGACCTGCCGCCGGCGGCCGCGGCGCTCGGCGCCGCGGTCTTCGCACTGTCGGGACCGTCGGTCTCGATGCTCAACGCGCCGAACCTGTCTTGGTCGGTGGCGCTGCTGCCCTGGGTGCTGTGGAGTCTGACGCGCGGCGTCGGCGCGACCGCCATCGCGTACGCCCTGCAGGCGCTGTGCGGCGAGCCGGTGACGTGGGTGACGACGGGGTTGGTGGGGGGACTGTGGATCTTCCGCCTGAAGGCGGAAGCCGCCCACGGTTCTTTCCGCGCGCTCGCCGGGCTCGTCGCCGGCGCGCTGCTGGCATCGGCGCAGCTCGTCCCGACCGTGCTGGCGGGATTGCGCGCGCAGCGCGGCGCGCTCGCGACGCCCGATTTCTGGTCCGTACATCCCATCGCCTTGTGGGACGCCGTCGCGCCGAACGTGTTCGGCAACTACTACGACGCGTTCCTCGCCGACCTGCCGTGGATGGCCGCGCTCAACTTCGGCCGCGATCCGTTCTTCTACTCGCTGTACGTCGGACCGATCGTGCTCCTGCTCGCGGTCATCGGCACCGCGTCCCGGCTGCGAAGAAACGCGTTCTGGGCTGCCGTCGCGCTCGTCGGCATCGTCGCGGCGCTGGGCGGGTACACGCCGCTGTATCCGTTGGCGCGGAAGCTGATTCCTCAGTTGATGTACTTCCGCTTTCCGGTCAAGTACCTGGTGTTCGCGGTGTTCGCGGTTGCGGTGCTCGTTGCGGAAGGATGGACCGCTCTCGCGTCGCGCCGGCACGACTCCGGTGCGGTTCGCACCGTGCCGCGCGCGGCCGCGCTGCTCGGCGCGGTCGGACTCGCCGCCGCGGCGCTGTCGTTCTTCACGCCGGACCTGGTCTGGCAGGCGGCGCACTGGCTCGCGTCGGCGGCGCATCTGAAGGACCCGCCGGCGGGCGCGGCATTCCTCGCGCGGACCGCCCCGCCGCTCGCCGTTCGCGCATTCGCGCTGCTGCTCGCCGGCGCCGTCCTCGCGATCGCCGCCGAACGGCGGCCGCAGGCCTTCGCCGTGCTGTTCGTCGCCGTCTGCGCCGATCTGGCGGTGACCAACGGCGACATCAATCTCACCATGGACGCGAAGCGCCTGGCGCCGCCGGACTGGTATCTCGCCGCCGCCGGGCCGCAGCGCGTCTACATCGGCGGCCGGATGCGCGGCTTCATGAACGCCGCCGATCCGGACGGCGTGAAGGAATGGCAGATCCCCGCCGAGGCCACCGCCGTGGAGGGGCGCATGCTGCTGAACGCGCAACTGCCGATGGCGCCCTCGGGCTGGCGCGTCCGCGAAGCGCTGTCCTACGACTTGCCATACCTCTGGCCGGCGGAGTACGAAGCGACGCTGCGGCGCTTCGAGGAAGCGGAGCGCGACGCGCGGGCGGCGTTTCTGCGGCGGAGCGGCGTGCGCAAATGCGTGCTTCCGGAGGACGAGCCGCGCCAGTACTCTCCCGTCGCCGCGGTCCCGGACTGGAACATGATCGTCTTCCAGTGCGATCCCGGGGCCCGGCGCGCGTTTCTGCCTCCCACGGTGGAGGTCGCGAACGATCCGGACGACCTCGCGTGGCAGCGGGAGGCGTTGTTCGATCCGGCGCTGTGGGACGATGTCGCCAGGGTGGACCGCATGCCGGCGGTCGCCGGGCGGCCCGGGCCGCCGGAGCCGCCGTCGGTCCGCATCGTCCACGACGGCGCCAGCACGGTCGTGCTCGAGGCCACGCTGAACCGGCAGGGGCTCGTGGTGCTGCGTGACACCTACGATCCCTCCTGGCGCGCCGAGGTGGACGGGCAGCCGGCGGAGATCGCGCGCGTGAACGGACGGTACCGCGGCGTGTCGCTGCCGCCGGGACGCCACGTGATACGGTTGGTCTACCGGCCGCGCGACTTCACAACAGGTCTAATCCTTTCAATGATTGCAGCAACCGGGCTCGGGCTCGGACTCGGGTTCTTCGGGTTCCTCGGGTTCTTCGGGTTCTCCAGGTTCCTCGGGTCGAACCCGAAGAACCTGAACCCGGAGAACCTGAACCCGGAGAACCTGAGGAACCTGAAGAACCCGAAGAACCCGAACAACCCGAACAACCCGAACAACCCGAACACCCCGTCCCCCCCGGTGGACCGCGGCTTTACGCTGATGGAACTGATGATCGTGCTGGCGGTGATCGGGATCCTCCTGACGATCGCGTTCGTTCAGTATCGCGGCATGCAGGCGCGCGGGAACGATGCCTCGGCGGTCGCGTCGCTCCGCGCGATCGCGGCGGCGCAGTGGCAGTTCGCGCTCACCTGCGGGAACATGAAATACGCGACGGTGCTGCCGGATCTGGCCAAACCGGTGCCCGCGACGGGCGAGGGGTTCCTCAGCCCGGACCTCACGACCGCGGACACGTTCGAGAAGTCCGGCTACATGTTCACGATGACAGGCAAGCCGCTGGACGACGCGCCGGCCGCGTGCAACGGGGCTCCCGTGGCCGCCGGGTACGCGGCCACCGCCGACCCGGTGCGGCCCGGGGTGACCGGCAACTACTTCTACGGCGTGAATGCCGACCGCATCCTGTTCGTCGACGAGCAGGAGACCTACACCGGGAACCTGGGGGAATCCGGGGCGGCGGGGCACGGCGGAGAGGTGCGGTAA
- a CDS encoding vitamin K epoxide reductase family protein, producing the protein MTSLSRKLLVLCALLGLGASSAATYVHYNLIRNPDYSSFCDINATVSCKAAYLSQYGSVMGVPVAVGGIVFFGWVLLMLWGAAGKSRIKDSAPAYIFAGSTLALAIVLYLAYASFFVLKEVCPLCVATYVAVIGIFIVSGGASSVPMSSLPKRALADMRVLIATPLALVIALLFVAGTALGLTTFPREAASGGGAVASVAAAAAAPAAPLTAQQQEELQRWWAMQPVSPDFPYPNEGAKVLIVEFADFQCPHCRQMYLAYKPILDKFQAQYPKDVKFVFKTWPISSKCNPTVPGINFVATCEASAAYQMAKKNGTDDRMKDWFFVNQEQISVATVKRIAGEMAGVKDFEAEYQKVIGQVRSDAEAGSKLGVNSTPSFFVNARRIPGGGMPPQYFEALLDLELKKAK; encoded by the coding sequence ATGACATCCCTGTCCCGGAAGCTGCTGGTTCTGTGTGCGCTGCTCGGCCTCGGGGCGTCGAGTGCGGCCACCTACGTCCACTACAACCTGATTCGCAACCCTGACTACTCCAGCTTCTGCGACATCAACGCGACGGTGTCGTGCAAGGCTGCCTATCTGAGCCAGTACGGCTCGGTGATGGGGGTGCCGGTCGCGGTCGGCGGCATCGTTTTCTTCGGGTGGGTGCTGTTGATGCTGTGGGGGGCGGCGGGGAAGAGCCGCATCAAGGACAGCGCGCCCGCATACATCTTCGCGGGATCGACGCTCGCCCTCGCCATCGTCCTGTATCTCGCCTACGCGTCGTTCTTCGTGCTGAAGGAAGTCTGCCCGCTGTGCGTCGCCACCTACGTCGCGGTGATCGGGATCTTCATCGTTTCCGGAGGAGCCAGTTCCGTGCCGATGTCCTCGCTGCCCAAGCGCGCCCTTGCCGACATGCGCGTCCTGATTGCCACGCCGCTGGCGCTGGTGATCGCGCTCCTGTTCGTCGCCGGCACGGCTCTCGGCCTGACGACGTTCCCGCGTGAAGCCGCCTCGGGCGGAGGTGCGGTCGCGTCGGTCGCCGCGGCGGCCGCCGCGCCGGCGGCGCCGCTCACCGCACAGCAGCAGGAGGAGCTCCAGCGCTGGTGGGCGATGCAGCCGGTCTCGCCGGACTTCCCCTACCCGAACGAGGGGGCGAAGGTCCTCATCGTGGAGTTCGCCGACTTCCAGTGCCCGCATTGCCGCCAGATGTATCTGGCCTACAAGCCGATCCTCGACAAGTTCCAGGCGCAGTATCCCAAAGACGTGAAGTTCGTCTTCAAGACGTGGCCGATCAGCTCCAAGTGCAATCCGACGGTGCCGGGGATCAATTTCGTGGCGACGTGCGAAGCGTCGGCGGCGTATCAGATGGCGAAGAAGAACGGCACCGACGATCGGATGAAGGACTGGTTCTTCGTCAACCAGGAACAGATCAGCGTCGCCACCGTGAAGCGCATCGCCGGCGAGATGGCCGGCGTGAAAGACTTCGAAGCGGAGTATCAGAAGGTGATCGGCCAGGTCCGATCCGACGCGGAGGCCGGCTCGAAGCTCGGCGTCAACTCGACCCCGTCGTTCTTCGTCAACGCCAGGCGCATTCCCGGCGGCGGGATGCCGCCGCAGTATTTCGAGGCCCTGCTCGATCTGGAGTTGAAGAAGGCGAAGTAG
- a CDS encoding ABC transporter ATP-binding protein encodes MTSAIRIRELSKDFYVGFWRPRPYRALDRLSLDVAPGDVFGFLGPNGAGKTTTLKLLMQLVFPTSGDAEILGRPLGDVAVRRRIGYLPENPFFYDHLTAEELLDYYGRLFGMPAADRRRKIAATLDRLGIGAERRLPLRKYSKGMLQRTGLAQAVLNDPDVLFLDEPMSGLDPLGRRDVRALMLELRDQGRTIFFSSHILSDAEALCSQVGIVAKGRLAAAGPLNELREFAVHGWELVMAGVPASALDRLRARAQRLHAIAGDRYVIELPPDGRPEELLRELTGAGAALVSLNPLRETLEDVFVRRVAEIGDGARAQS; translated from the coding sequence TTGACGTCCGCCATCCGCATCCGCGAGCTGAGCAAGGACTTCTACGTCGGCTTCTGGCGCCCCCGCCCGTATCGGGCGCTGGATCGGCTCTCCCTCGACGTCGCGCCGGGCGATGTCTTCGGCTTCCTGGGCCCCAACGGCGCGGGCAAGACCACCACACTCAAGCTGCTCATGCAGCTCGTCTTCCCGACGAGCGGCGACGCCGAGATCCTCGGGCGGCCGCTGGGCGACGTCGCGGTGCGCCGGCGGATCGGATACCTGCCGGAGAATCCCTTCTTCTACGACCATCTGACCGCGGAGGAACTGCTCGACTACTACGGCCGGCTGTTCGGCATGCCTGCCGCGGATCGGCGGCGGAAGATCGCGGCGACGCTCGATCGGCTCGGCATCGGCGCCGAGCGCCGGCTGCCGCTGCGCAAGTACTCGAAAGGGATGCTGCAGCGGACCGGGCTCGCGCAGGCGGTGCTCAACGATCCGGACGTGCTGTTCCTCGATGAGCCGATGTCGGGGCTCGATCCGCTCGGCCGCCGCGACGTGCGCGCGCTGATGCTCGAGCTGCGCGATCAGGGCCGGACGATCTTCTTCAGCTCGCACATCCTCTCGGACGCTGAAGCGCTGTGCAGCCAGGTGGGGATCGTCGCCAAGGGACGGCTCGCCGCCGCGGGGCCGCTCAACGAGCTGCGCGAGTTCGCGGTCCACGGATGGGAGCTGGTCATGGCCGGCGTTCCCGCCAGCGCGCTCGACCGCCTGCGCGCGCGCGCGCAGCGCCTCCACGCGATCGCCGGCGATCGCTACGTCATCGAACTCCCGCCGGACGGGCGGCCCGAAGAACTGCTGCGCGAGCTCACCGGCGCGGGGGCCGCGCTGGTCTCGCTGAACCCGCTGCGCGAAACGCTCGAGGACGTGTTCGTCCGCCGCGTCGCCGAGATCGGCGACGGCGCGAGGGCGCAGTCGTGA
- a CDS encoding ABC transporter permease, producing MNTARWVALAVFRESVRDRVFYNLVLFALLLIGASILIGQLTAGQDVKIIKDLGLAATSLFGLFIAIFVGINLVSKEVDRRSVYPLFAKPIRRSEFIAGKYAGLLLTLFVNVLVMTVALYVVLFFLARGVPEEIQRAWDAPALDPALLKAFALIYVNLAVVTAVALFFSSYSSPMLSAVFTLGVYVVGQFNADLKNFESIVDSPAAVALARACYYLLPDFARFDVKLAVVHGIPVSGAYLASTAAYAALYIAALLFGAMVIFARRDFK from the coding sequence GTGAACACGGCGCGCTGGGTCGCGCTCGCCGTCTTCCGCGAGTCGGTGCGCGACCGCGTCTTCTACAACCTCGTGCTGTTCGCGCTCCTGCTGATCGGCGCGTCGATTCTCATCGGACAGCTGACGGCCGGGCAGGACGTCAAGATCATCAAGGACCTCGGGCTGGCGGCCACGTCGCTGTTCGGGCTGTTCATCGCCATCTTCGTCGGCATCAACCTCGTCTCGAAGGAAGTCGACCGGCGCAGCGTCTATCCGCTCTTCGCCAAGCCGATCCGCCGCTCGGAGTTCATCGCCGGCAAGTACGCGGGCCTCCTGCTCACGCTGTTCGTCAACGTGCTGGTCATGACCGTCGCGCTCTACGTCGTCCTCTTCTTCCTGGCGCGCGGCGTGCCGGAAGAGATTCAGCGCGCCTGGGATGCGCCGGCCCTCGATCCGGCGCTGCTCAAGGCCTTCGCGCTGATCTACGTGAACCTGGCGGTGGTCACCGCGGTGGCGCTGTTCTTCTCCAGCTACTCGAGCCCGATGCTCTCCGCCGTCTTCACGCTCGGCGTCTACGTCGTCGGGCAGTTCAACGCCGACCTGAAGAACTTCGAGAGCATCGTCGACTCGCCGGCGGCGGTCGCGCTCGCGCGGGCGTGCTATTACCTGCTGCCCGATTTCGCGCGCTTCGACGTCAAGCTGGCCGTCGTGCACGGGATCCCGGTATCAGGGGCATATCTCGCGTCCACGGCCGCGTACGCCGCTCTCTACATCGCGGCGCTGCTGTTCGGGGCGATGGTGATCTTCGCGCGGAGGGACTTCAAGTGA
- a CDS encoding A24 family peptidase, whose product MPPSGTVEIVLALAGLCIGSFLNVCIHRLPLKQSVVHPGSRCPDCGYALRWYDNVPVLSYAMLRGRCRSCSRPISLQYPLIEVATAAIFVAHWYAFGPTAMLPVRLVFACALIVLFMIDLEHQILPDVITLPGIVAGVIGSLFLPPGPMMSVLGVVAGGGLLWAIAEAWYRLRKVDAMGFGDVKMLAMVGAWLGVKMVLVTFVLSSMLGGLVGALLIGSRRADMATRVPFGTMLAVGALVASMYGEALLSWYLTTLGG is encoded by the coding sequence ATGCCGCCCTCCGGGACCGTCGAGATCGTCCTCGCGCTCGCGGGACTCTGCATCGGCAGCTTCCTCAACGTCTGCATCCACCGCCTGCCGCTGAAGCAGTCGGTCGTGCATCCCGGCTCGCGCTGCCCGGACTGCGGCTACGCGCTGCGCTGGTACGACAACGTGCCGGTGCTCAGCTACGCCATGCTGCGCGGCCGCTGCCGATCCTGCTCGCGCCCGATCTCGCTGCAGTATCCGCTCATCGAGGTCGCGACCGCCGCCATCTTCGTCGCGCACTGGTACGCGTTCGGCCCGACGGCGATGCTGCCGGTGCGGCTGGTGTTCGCGTGCGCGCTGATCGTGCTGTTCATGATCGATCTCGAGCATCAGATCCTGCCCGACGTCATCACGCTGCCGGGGATCGTCGCCGGCGTGATCGGCAGCCTCTTCCTGCCGCCGGGCCCCATGATGTCGGTGCTCGGCGTGGTCGCGGGCGGCGGACTGCTCTGGGCGATCGCCGAGGCCTGGTACCGGCTGCGCAAGGTCGACGCCATGGGGTTCGGGGACGTCAAGATGCTCGCCATGGTCGGCGCCTGGCTCGGCGTGAAGATGGTGCTGGTCACGTTCGTGCTGTCGTCGATGCTCGGCGGCCTGGTCGGCGCGCTGCTGATCGGTTCGCGCCGCGCCGACATGGCCACCAGAGTGCCGTTCGGGACGATGCTCGCGGTCGGCGCGCTGGTCGCGAGCATGTACGGGGAAGCGCTGCTGTCGTGGTATCTCACCACGCTGGGGGGCTGA
- a CDS encoding ATP-binding protein, with amino-acid sequence MNREAIVLLSLTAVVAALAAGLAFVVLRLFAAAKGFGRTQHDAGAETAFVTAAMEEAVARLKLREQAIVARAEASERLSDEIIASLTSGLLVVDDDRTVKSLNPAGRRMLGLPEKYAGGTIDALLRNAQPLAQVIDECMTSGQPIRRRAVRIEPYNDRPTHLGVTVSPIGTDPSVQHGAICLFSDLTDVVELEEQLRLKDGLAQVGELTAGIAHEFRNGLATIHGYARLLDLDRLPPDMRAYVTGIREETDTLGAVVRNFLNFAKPTELVLGKVDIRAVVERAAEDIRAEATANGGSVAVRGEFLRVQGDEVLLRQAFSNLCRNALEACREAKIPPQILIEAAHDPGQPVLRISVIDNGPGVDPGLASRIFQPFVTTRARGTGLGLAVVQKIIVTHNGRVTVQAEPGGGTRFIVSLPAVG; translated from the coding sequence ATGAACCGCGAAGCGATCGTCCTGCTCTCGCTGACCGCCGTGGTCGCCGCGCTGGCGGCCGGGCTCGCCTTCGTCGTGCTGCGCCTGTTCGCCGCCGCCAAGGGCTTCGGCCGGACGCAGCACGATGCCGGCGCGGAAACCGCGTTCGTCACCGCGGCGATGGAGGAGGCGGTCGCGCGGCTCAAGCTGCGCGAGCAGGCGATCGTCGCCCGCGCCGAAGCGAGCGAGCGCCTCAGCGACGAGATCATCGCCAGCCTGACCTCCGGCCTGCTCGTCGTGGACGACGACCGGACGGTGAAGTCGCTCAATCCGGCGGGGCGCCGGATGCTCGGACTGCCGGAGAAATACGCCGGCGGCACGATCGACGCGCTGCTCCGCAACGCGCAGCCGCTCGCGCAGGTGATCGACGAGTGCATGACGTCGGGGCAGCCGATCCGGCGCCGGGCGGTGCGGATCGAGCCCTACAACGATCGCCCGACGCACCTCGGCGTCACGGTGTCGCCGATCGGCACCGACCCGAGCGTCCAGCACGGCGCGATCTGTCTGTTCAGCGATCTGACCGACGTCGTGGAGCTGGAGGAGCAGCTGCGCCTCAAGGACGGCCTCGCGCAGGTCGGCGAGCTCACCGCGGGCATCGCGCACGAGTTCAGAAACGGGCTGGCGACCATTCACGGCTACGCGCGGCTGCTCGATCTCGATCGGCTGCCGCCCGACATGCGCGCCTACGTGACCGGCATCCGGGAGGAGACCGACACGCTCGGCGCGGTGGTGCGGAACTTCCTCAACTTCGCCAAGCCGACCGAGCTGGTCCTCGGCAAGGTGGACATCCGCGCCGTCGTCGAGCGGGCCGCGGAGGACATCCGCGCCGAGGCGACCGCGAACGGCGGCAGCGTCGCCGTGCGCGGCGAGTTCCTCCGGGTCCAGGGCGATGAGGTGCTCCTGCGCCAGGCCTTCAGCAACCTGTGCCGCAACGCGCTCGAGGCGTGCCGCGAGGCGAAGATCCCGCCGCAGATCCTGATCGAGGCGGCGCACGATCCCGGTCAACCGGTGTTGCGCATTTCGGTGATCGACAACGGTCCCGGCGTCGACCCGGGACTTGCCTCCCGGATCTTCCAGCCGTTCGTGACCACGCGCGCACGAGGCACCGGCCTCGGTCTCGCGGTCGTGCAGAAGATCATCGTCACGCACAACGGCCGCGTCACCGTGCAGGCGGAACCCGGCGGCGGCACGCGCTTCATCGTCTCGCTCCCCGCGGTCGGCTGA
- a CDS encoding prepilin-type N-terminal cleavage/methylation domain-containing protein, whose product MARDRQGFTLVESLVAMALVVTIALGTAQLFSIALARNLSAREQLAMTLLASTKVNDLAGAAADGTIAISPSDSLDCVSAGYTDTVVDNGRPYVRCWRVSRVPGFADDVVGIAVRVAPAGGVGDVRVATIREWRRP is encoded by the coding sequence ATGGCCCGCGATCGCCAGGGTTTCACGCTCGTCGAATCACTCGTCGCAATGGCGCTGGTCGTCACCATCGCGCTGGGGACGGCGCAGCTCTTCTCGATCGCGCTCGCCCGCAACCTCTCGGCGCGCGAACAGCTTGCGATGACGCTGCTGGCGTCAACCAAAGTGAACGATCTCGCCGGCGCGGCGGCAGACGGCACGATCGCCATCTCGCCGTCCGATTCGCTCGACTGCGTCAGCGCCGGGTACACCGACACGGTCGTTGACAACGGCCGCCCGTACGTCCGCTGCTGGCGCGTCTCGCGCGTGCCGGGCTTTGCAGACGACGTGGTGGGGATTGCGGTCAGGGTGGCGCCGGCCGGGGGCGTGGGCGACGTGCGCGTCGCGACGATTCGCGAGTGGCGGCGGCCGTGA
- a CDS encoding prepilin-type N-terminal cleavage/methylation domain-containing protein: protein MRAGRNERPPSTAERRETGFSLVELLIAMAITTAAAGTLLSLVLAGQSIARLQPEAADLQQRARIATQVIGAELARAGAGVDAGALAGPLVQRFAPISVSPAGELTIWYVSARGARGTLAAPLAADALAATIALDPPCAGACGFAAQTTAIIFDNSGCHDFARVEDATSSGLVLAAAAPRSCAYPSGAAIAQGEAWTFHVDAAARQLLRRDEATGISVPVSDNVAAMSVEPLDSGRRIRVRLRFVPALLREVPDFEASLDVRPPNLQVP, encoded by the coding sequence ATGCGCGCGGGCCGAAACGAGCGTCCGCCGTCGACGGCGGAGCGGCGGGAAACGGGGTTCAGTCTCGTCGAGCTGCTGATCGCGATGGCGATTACGACCGCGGCGGCAGGCACGCTCCTGTCGCTGGTGCTCGCCGGGCAGTCAATCGCACGTTTGCAGCCGGAGGCGGCGGATCTGCAACAGCGCGCGCGGATCGCGACCCAGGTCATCGGCGCCGAACTGGCGCGTGCCGGTGCGGGGGTCGACGCGGGGGCGCTTGCCGGTCCGCTGGTGCAGCGCTTTGCTCCGATCTCCGTGTCTCCGGCCGGCGAGTTGACGATCTGGTACGTGTCGGCGCGAGGCGCGCGGGGAACGCTGGCCGCCCCGCTGGCGGCGGATGCACTGGCCGCGACGATCGCGCTCGACCCTCCGTGTGCCGGCGCGTGCGGCTTCGCCGCTCAGACGACCGCCATCATTTTCGACAACTCCGGTTGTCACGATTTCGCGAGAGTCGAAGACGCGACGTCCTCGGGGCTGGTGCTCGCGGCGGCCGCGCCGCGCAGCTGCGCGTATCCCTCAGGCGCCGCGATCGCTCAGGGGGAGGCGTGGACGTTCCATGTCGACGCCGCGGCCCGCCAGTTGTTGCGCCGGGACGAGGCGACGGGCATCTCCGTGCCCGTGTCCGACAACGTCGCGGCGATGAGCGTCGAGCCGCTCGACTCAGGACGCCGGATTCGCGTGCGTCTCCGGTTCGTCCCCGCGTTGCTGCGCGAGGTGCCGGATTTCGAGGCCTCGCTCGACGTGCGGCCGCCGAATCTTCAGGTGCCCTGA
- a CDS encoding sigma-54 dependent transcriptional regulator, producing MVEDKDSLRTMLRHALERQDHAVLEARDQPEAVRLLQQAQPAVVLSDLRLPEGDGFGVLRAVKEVDADIPVIVMTAYGSIEDAVAAMKEGAMDFLAKPVDPDHLMLLVSRALEQRRIVTENLLMKEELAVRRGAPQMVGEDPALRKIFASLQRAAATDATVLLEGESGTGKEVFARSLHALSPRADAPFVAINCAAIPENLLETELFGYEKGAFTGAVQRKLGKFEMAHRGTLFLDEIGDLPIGLQAKILRALEERRFERVGGTANVQVDVRLVAATNKGLRAAVAAKRFREDLYFRLSVFPITVPPLRDRAGDIPVLARFFVERFCRDLKKRPLALSPEALEVLTTYRWPGNVRELQNCIERAVILADGDTVFPRHLNLSFAAPVQQEEESVSPWAHVDLSGSLGEVIRRVSSQVEKAKIEAVLAEAGGNRGRAAELLQIGYKALLAKLREHGIPEN from the coding sequence ATCGTCGAGGACAAGGACTCGCTCCGGACCATGCTGCGGCATGCGCTGGAGCGGCAGGACCATGCCGTCCTCGAAGCGCGCGACCAGCCTGAGGCCGTGCGTCTGCTCCAGCAGGCGCAGCCCGCCGTCGTCCTGTCCGATCTGCGGCTTCCCGAGGGGGATGGCTTCGGCGTGCTCCGCGCCGTCAAGGAGGTCGACGCCGACATCCCGGTCATCGTGATGACCGCGTACGGCAGCATCGAAGACGCGGTCGCGGCGATGAAGGAAGGGGCGATGGACTTCCTGGCCAAGCCCGTCGACCCGGACCACCTGATGCTCCTGGTGTCGCGCGCGCTCGAGCAGCGGCGCATCGTCACCGAGAACCTCCTGATGAAGGAGGAGCTCGCCGTGCGGCGCGGCGCGCCGCAGATGGTCGGCGAGGATCCGGCGCTGCGGAAGATCTTCGCGTCGCTGCAGCGGGCCGCGGCGACCGACGCGACGGTGCTGCTGGAAGGGGAGAGCGGCACCGGCAAGGAAGTGTTCGCGCGGTCGCTGCACGCGCTGAGCCCCCGCGCCGACGCGCCGTTCGTGGCAATCAATTGCGCCGCCATCCCCGAAAACCTGCTCGAGACCGAGTTGTTCGGCTACGAGAAGGGGGCCTTCACCGGCGCGGTGCAGCGCAAGCTCGGCAAGTTCGAGATGGCGCACCGGGGCACGCTGTTCCTGGACGAAATTGGCGACCTGCCAATCGGGCTGCAGGCGAAGATCCTGAGGGCGCTGGAAGAGCGGCGATTCGAACGCGTCGGCGGCACCGCGAACGTCCAGGTCGACGTCCGGCTCGTCGCCGCCACCAACAAGGGGCTGCGCGCGGCGGTCGCGGCAAAGCGGTTCCGCGAGGATCTCTACTTCCGTCTCTCAGTCTTCCCGATCACTGTTCCGCCGCTGCGCGATCGCGCCGGGGACATCCCGGTGCTCGCGCGGTTCTTCGTCGAGCGGTTCTGCCGCGATCTCAAGAAGAGACCGCTCGCTCTCTCGCCCGAAGCGCTCGAGGTGCTGACGACCTATCGGTGGCCGGGGAACGTGCGCGAGCTGCAGAACTGCATCGAGCGCGCGGTAATTCTCGCCGACGGCGACACCGTCTTTCCGCGGCACCTGAATCTCTCGTTTGCCGCGCCGGTCCAGCAAGAAGAGGAGTCGGTGTCTCCGTGGGCGCACGTCGATCTGTCGGGGTCGCTCGGCGAGGTGATCCGGCGCGTGAGCTCGCAGGTCGAGAAAGCCAAGATCGAGGCGGTGCTGGCGGAGGCCGGCGGCAACCGCGGGCGCGCCGCCGAACTGCTCCAGATCGGCTACAAGGCGCTGCTCGCGAAGCTGCGGGAGCACGGTATTCCGGAGAACTGA